One window from the genome of Halomicrobium zhouii encodes:
- a CDS encoding HalOD1 output domain-containing protein, with product MTLGDEQAISRAVIETVADATSREETDLPPLFRTIDPEAVDALLAPRPSGRAEPLTLSFEYAGCRVSVERSDADAVAITATVEPE from the coding sequence ATGACACTGGGGGACGAACAGGCGATCAGCCGGGCCGTGATCGAGACGGTCGCCGACGCGACGTCGCGCGAGGAGACTGACCTGCCGCCGCTGTTCCGGACGATCGACCCGGAGGCCGTCGACGCGCTCCTCGCGCCCCGCCCGTCTGGGCGGGCCGAACCGCTGACGCTCAGCTTCGAGTACGCCGGCTGTCGCGTCTCCGTCGAGCGGTCGGACGCAGACGCCGTCGCGATCACGGCGACCGTCGAGCCGGAATGA
- a CDS encoding oligosaccharide flippase family protein, with product MNRKLTSGFLSILNAKILVSFVGVLSLPLVVRALGADGYGNYAFLMSTFSMLMILVSSGVTEGVQKFVAEERDLAGWREQVLGFYGKLAVGLALVGSVLVAGATWLGLVDGLLSPRFRIYFYLLAGLVVAAQLRAFVRRSLMGVGLEKYSESLVVTGKLTWLGVSLGLAWVGYGVAGFLVGKIAASALTAVVGGFVLSRHVSIPRVLRPSGPSFPRRELLSFNGLNIVLVLLLMSLFHVDIVMLRLLGDSAQTGYYKAALALAEYMWLVPISLQTLLLHSTSNLWSNDRREAISDLATRVTRYAFLLTALLAIGVYALADRFVPFYYGQAFVVLLEPLTLLLPGALGFALARPLYGINQANGNLRPLIVATGGAAAVNAGLNYALIPLYGMSGAAAATSVGYGSMFVLQVACARHLGYDPLSGLRPVRLLATVAVGAPLIVGLDALVSSTLVAFAVVPAVGFLAFAAAALGTGALDAEELLEAAELLPDPVERGVRLIVP from the coding sequence ATGAACCGCAAACTGACCAGCGGCTTCCTCTCGATCCTGAACGCCAAGATACTGGTCTCGTTCGTCGGCGTACTCTCCCTGCCCCTGGTCGTCCGCGCGCTGGGCGCCGACGGCTACGGGAACTACGCCTTCCTCATGTCGACGTTCTCCATGCTGATGATCCTGGTGAGTTCCGGGGTCACCGAGGGCGTCCAGAAGTTCGTCGCCGAGGAACGGGACCTCGCGGGCTGGCGCGAACAGGTGCTGGGCTTCTACGGAAAGCTCGCCGTCGGGCTGGCGCTGGTCGGGAGCGTCCTCGTGGCGGGCGCCACCTGGCTCGGGCTGGTCGACGGCCTGCTCTCGCCCCGGTTCCGGATTTACTTCTACCTGCTGGCTGGGCTGGTGGTCGCGGCACAGCTCCGGGCGTTCGTCCGGCGGTCGCTGATGGGCGTCGGTCTCGAGAAGTACTCCGAGTCGCTGGTCGTGACCGGGAAGCTCACCTGGCTCGGCGTCAGCCTGGGACTGGCGTGGGTCGGCTACGGCGTCGCGGGTTTCCTGGTCGGCAAGATCGCCGCCTCGGCGCTCACGGCCGTCGTCGGCGGGTTCGTCCTCTCGCGACACGTCTCGATCCCCCGCGTCCTCCGGCCGAGTGGGCCCTCCTTTCCGCGGCGGGAGCTGCTGTCGTTCAACGGGCTCAACATCGTGCTGGTCCTCCTGCTCATGTCGCTGTTCCACGTCGACATCGTGATGCTCCGGCTCCTGGGCGACAGCGCGCAGACGGGCTACTACAAGGCGGCGCTGGCGCTGGCCGAGTACATGTGGCTCGTCCCGATATCGCTCCAGACGCTGTTGCTCCACTCGACGTCGAACCTCTGGTCGAACGACCGGCGTGAAGCGATTTCGGACCTGGCCACGAGGGTCACGCGCTACGCGTTCCTGCTGACGGCGCTGCTGGCCATCGGCGTCTACGCGCTGGCCGACCGGTTCGTCCCGTTCTACTACGGCCAGGCGTTCGTCGTCCTGCTGGAGCCACTGACGCTGCTGTTGCCGGGCGCGCTCGGCTTCGCGCTCGCCCGGCCGCTGTACGGGATCAACCAGGCCAACGGGAACCTCCGGCCACTCATCGTCGCCACCGGCGGGGCGGCCGCCGTCAACGCCGGCCTGAACTACGCCCTGATCCCCCTGTACGGCATGTCAGGGGCCGCCGCCGCGACGAGCGTCGGCTACGGGTCGATGTTCGTCCTCCAGGTCGCCTGCGCTCGCCACCTCGGCTACGACCCGCTCTCGGGGCTGCGACCGGTCAGACTCCTCGCGACGGTCGCCGTCGGTGCGCCGCTGATCGTCGGGCTCGACGCGCTCGTCTCGAGCACGCTCGTCGCGTTCGCCGTCGTCCCCGCCGTCGGCTTCCTCGCGTTCGCCGCCGCCGCGCTCGGCACCGGTGCCCTCGACGCCGAGGAACTGCTGGAGGCGGCCGAACTGTTACCGGATCCGGTCGAACGCGGCGTCCGGCTGATCGTCCCGTAG
- a CDS encoding right-handed parallel beta-helix repeat-containing protein, whose translation MLTLTGSAAAATLLGVGSASAQPTPSKHMLLDTTDTEEVCHYVVEASEAIEVVPTDGNTVSTATDTRVEGDVDQGYVALRYDGWISTIEIDGRAYVRFGDSAEKLFPDTGRKVVVTSPTEVDYQFTATGDIERVEDGSRNAAETQNDSITENDDGTVTADGFTGNGYGDSFTVYGDVTEFTPLEGDYTITVDGQETTAYELTGQEPEQSKRLRIVSPTEIDYTFTVTGGAVRVEDGSKYEAETNNDTIEQNADGTYQVSGLTGNGYGDTFDLTGDVTAFSPMEGEFTLTLDGEEVSAYELTGEEPPAEDESAEDGPVIGGGEGYEHTVPESAADVVVSTKAQLNDALQSASAGDVVYVSGDADIYMGESEFSIPSGVTLASDRGIDGAAGGRLYTDRHPWPMLEAADDVRVTGLRIEGPRSDWYDRGVLEQGLTLSGSGCEVDNVEAYGWGWAAVRCQQSAHVHHSELHTNTEDGSGYGVATTSANDVLVEYNHFYDNRHSVESTGGDYTARYNHVTGKAISHVFDQHEPGGDRIEIYNNTVEVVDQDRKDKNAPAVAIRGVPSDGAYIHDNWFYNPEEPRSTPDGWTDEAIIQVHVDSWENVEFENNHYGSSEPSSDDVGCP comes from the coding sequence ATGCTGACGCTGACTGGCTCGGCCGCGGCCGCGACGCTACTCGGCGTCGGGAGTGCCAGCGCCCAGCCCACGCCCTCGAAGCACATGCTGCTGGACACGACCGACACCGAGGAGGTCTGCCACTACGTCGTCGAGGCCTCGGAGGCCATCGAGGTCGTCCCGACCGACGGGAACACCGTCTCGACCGCGACCGACACCCGCGTCGAGGGCGACGTCGACCAGGGCTACGTCGCTCTCAGGTACGACGGCTGGATCTCGACCATCGAGATCGACGGCCGGGCCTACGTCCGCTTCGGTGATTCGGCCGAGAAGCTGTTCCCCGACACGGGCCGGAAGGTCGTCGTCACCTCGCCGACCGAGGTCGACTACCAGTTCACGGCGACCGGGGACATCGAGCGCGTCGAGGACGGGAGCCGGAACGCCGCCGAGACGCAGAACGACTCGATCACCGAGAACGACGACGGGACGGTCACCGCCGACGGCTTCACCGGCAACGGCTACGGCGACTCCTTCACCGTCTACGGCGACGTCACCGAGTTCACCCCGCTCGAGGGTGACTACACGATCACCGTCGACGGCCAGGAGACGACGGCCTACGAACTCACCGGCCAGGAGCCCGAACAGTCGAAGCGCCTGCGCATCGTCTCGCCCACGGAGATCGACTACACCTTCACCGTCACGGGCGGCGCCGTGCGCGTCGAGGACGGCAGCAAGTACGAGGCCGAGACCAACAACGACACCATCGAGCAGAACGCCGACGGCACCTACCAGGTCAGTGGACTCACCGGGAACGGCTACGGCGACACCTTCGACCTGACGGGCGACGTCACCGCCTTCTCCCCCATGGAGGGCGAGTTCACGCTCACCCTCGACGGCGAGGAGGTTTCGGCCTACGAGCTCACCGGCGAGGAACCGCCGGCCGAGGACGAGTCGGCCGAGGACGGCCCCGTTATCGGCGGCGGTGAGGGGTACGAACACACCGTCCCCGAGTCCGCGGCCGACGTCGTCGTCTCGACGAAGGCCCAGCTGAACGACGCGCTCCAGAGCGCCTCCGCCGGCGACGTCGTCTACGTCAGCGGCGACGCCGACATCTACATGGGGGAAAGCGAGTTCTCCATCCCGAGCGGCGTCACGCTCGCCTCGGACCGGGGCATCGACGGCGCGGCCGGCGGCCGCCTCTACACCGACCGCCACCCGTGGCCGATGCTCGAAGCGGCCGACGACGTCCGCGTCACCGGCCTCCGGATCGAGGGGCCCCGGAGCGACTGGTACGACCGGGGCGTCCTCGAACAGGGCCTGACGCTTTCCGGCAGCGGCTGTGAGGTCGACAACGTGGAGGCCTACGGCTGGGGCTGGGCGGCGGTCCGGTGCCAGCAGTCGGCCCACGTCCACCACAGCGAACTCCACACCAACACCGAGGACGGCTCGGGCTACGGCGTGGCGACGACGAGCGCGAACGACGTCCTCGTCGAGTACAACCACTTCTACGACAACCGTCACAGCGTCGAATCGACGGGCGGCGACTACACGGCCCGCTACAACCACGTCACCGGCAAGGCTATCTCTCACGTCTTCGACCAGCACGAGCCCGGTGGCGACCGGATCGAGATCTACAACAACACCGTCGAGGTCGTCGACCAGGACCGGAAGGACAAGAACGCGCCGGCGGTGGCCATCCGTGGCGTCCCCTCGGACGGCGCCTACATCCACGACAACTGGTTCTACAACCCCGAAGAACCCCGGAGCACCCCCGACGGCTGGACCGACGAGGCCATCATCCAGGTCCACGTCGACTCCTGGGAGAACGTCGAGTTCGAGAACAACCACTACGGCTCCTCCGAGCCGTCGTCGGACGACGTCGGCTGTCCCTGA
- a CDS encoding glycosyltransferase: MASDVGSDAGNGRPSRDRRSDPSDEPNDVQWSRRRTETRSGRATAESSTRPSLSVVVPTYNEEDRIETCLESVLAAVADDPSTEVIVVDSNSTDRTVELAREYPVTVLRIPDDDLTTPGAGRYVGHQRATGDQLLFVDGDMRISGEWLDRARRVLDQRDDVAGLDGHLNTAEATDPEPVEALRGVAIYDADVLDQVDGFDPFLRALEDVELGYRITEAGYDVRRLPIVAASHPCSPGAAELCRRWRNGYYFGLGQAVRKSVHSPRTVWKFVDRYRYRAVFYGWLAAGATSLLVQPALAVAWLAVSLVTFAADVAWEGHADATQRLGTYVLSSAGFVRGFFMPPPEHSAFPVEVAERVAEPDAVAESDGPKSRTPSRAE, from the coding sequence ATGGCGAGTGACGTCGGATCCGACGCCGGGAACGGGCGACCGTCCCGGGACCGGCGCAGCGACCCGTCCGACGAACCGAACGACGTCCAGTGGTCGCGCCGCCGCACGGAGACCCGGTCAGGGCGGGCGACAGCCGAATCGAGCACTCGCCCGTCACTGTCCGTCGTCGTCCCGACGTACAACGAGGAAGACCGGATCGAGACCTGCCTGGAGTCGGTCCTGGCGGCCGTCGCGGACGACCCGTCGACCGAGGTGATCGTCGTCGACTCGAACTCGACGGACCGGACGGTCGAACTCGCCCGCGAGTACCCGGTGACGGTACTGCGGATCCCCGACGACGACCTTACGACTCCGGGTGCGGGCCGCTACGTCGGCCACCAGCGCGCCACCGGCGACCAGTTGCTGTTCGTCGACGGCGACATGCGCATCTCGGGAGAGTGGCTCGACCGCGCCCGGCGCGTCCTCGACCAGCGCGACGACGTCGCCGGCCTCGACGGCCACCTCAACACCGCCGAGGCCACCGACCCCGAGCCGGTCGAGGCGCTACGCGGCGTCGCCATCTACGACGCCGACGTGCTCGACCAGGTCGACGGGTTCGACCCGTTCCTGCGGGCGCTCGAAGACGTCGAACTGGGCTACCGGATAACGGAGGCGGGCTACGACGTCCGACGCCTCCCGATCGTCGCGGCCTCCCACCCCTGCTCGCCCGGGGCGGCCGAACTGTGCCGCCGGTGGCGCAACGGCTACTACTTCGGCCTCGGCCAGGCCGTCCGGAAGAGCGTCCACTCGCCGCGGACGGTGTGGAAGTTCGTCGACCGGTACCGCTACCGGGCGGTCTTCTACGGCTGGCTCGCCGCCGGGGCGACGAGCCTGCTCGTCCAGCCCGCACTGGCGGTGGCGTGGCTCGCCGTCTCGCTCGTCACGTTCGCCGCCGACGTCGCCTGGGAGGGTCACGCCGACGCGACCCAGCGGCTGGGGACGTACGTCCTCAGCAGCGCCGGGTTCGTCCGGGGCTTCTTCATGCCGCCGCCCGAGCACTCCGCGTTCCCCGTGGAGGTCGCCGAGCGCGTCGCGGAACCGGACGCTGTCGCGGAATCGGACGGCCCCAAGAGCCGGACGCCGTCGAGGGCGGAGTGA
- a CDS encoding DUF1616 domain-containing protein: protein MSGTTTLSGRVASHTDLAVAAGYVVAVTAVLALVGDLPTAVAVPLALPVLLFAPGYAVVTAIAPATGHPASADGPGDRLGVRQSHDGLSRLERLTLSVVASVAVVPLVALVLDFVVGVALVPVLAGVAAVTVLAAVVAAHRRDSGGAHVAGAAGGPATGPSLLAGVPTDGITLGCATIAVLMLVGSATMAVTGDQAAETEFYLVTETADGEYEASGYTTDIADGETAEYTLGIEQHSAQPREYTVVAQLQERSGAGANATVEEREELDRFSTTVRPGNATIETSAVTPTTTGDRTLAFLLYEGEAPAEPDRESAHRVVHLPVEIT, encoded by the coding sequence ATGTCAGGAACCACCACACTCTCCGGACGCGTCGCATCGCACACCGACCTGGCCGTCGCCGCCGGCTACGTCGTCGCAGTGACCGCCGTGCTGGCGCTGGTCGGCGACCTGCCGACTGCCGTCGCCGTCCCGCTGGCCCTGCCCGTCCTGCTGTTCGCGCCGGGGTACGCCGTCGTGACGGCAATCGCGCCCGCCACGGGCCACCCCGCGAGCGCCGACGGGCCCGGCGACCGTCTCGGCGTGCGCCAGAGCCACGACGGGCTCTCGCGACTCGAACGGCTGACGCTGTCCGTCGTCGCGAGCGTCGCCGTCGTCCCGCTCGTCGCGCTCGTGCTCGACTTCGTCGTCGGCGTCGCCCTGGTGCCCGTACTGGCCGGCGTCGCCGCCGTCACCGTCCTCGCGGCGGTCGTCGCCGCACACCGGCGCGACTCCGGTGGCGCACACGTCGCGGGAGCGGCGGGCGGCCCGGCGACCGGCCCGTCGCTGCTGGCCGGCGTCCCCACCGACGGGATCACCCTCGGCTGTGCGACCATCGCGGTCCTCATGCTGGTCGGCAGCGCGACGATGGCCGTCACCGGCGACCAGGCCGCCGAGACGGAGTTCTACCTGGTCACGGAGACGGCCGACGGCGAGTACGAGGCCAGCGGCTACACGACCGACATCGCCGACGGCGAGACGGCCGAGTACACGCTGGGCATCGAACAGCACAGTGCACAGCCCAGGGAGTACACCGTGGTCGCCCAGCTACAGGAACGGTCGGGCGCGGGCGCGAACGCGACGGTCGAGGAGCGCGAAGAGCTCGACCGGTTCTCGACCACCGTCCGACCCGGAAACGCCACCATCGAGACGTCCGCGGTGACCCCGACGACCACCGGCGACCGCACGCTGGCCTTCCTCCTCTACGAGGGGGAGGCGCCCGCAGAGCCCGACCGGGAGTCTGCCCACCGCGTCGTCCACCTGCCGGTCGAGATAACGTAG
- a CDS encoding AAA family ATPase translates to MSTTVAFVGVTGGAGTTRLSVEAGATLARAGHSVAVLDAAFATQGLATHVEGRIDPDLTRVLTDEAAFGDALVDVWPDLEGRAAIAPVHAPFERVARAKAPDAARQFETCVDHAARQFDHVVVDVPPVADNQSVAAVTGVDRRVLVAPDARRGADLLPRMRGRLVDLGSESDALVANRAGGGEPTHLPEADHVVPTGEDGVVTPTCATANTAFAVAVADLSSSLFDRDIEVDVESGGLLG, encoded by the coding sequence ATGAGCACGACTGTCGCGTTCGTCGGGGTGACCGGCGGAGCGGGGACGACGCGCCTCAGCGTCGAGGCCGGGGCGACGCTCGCCCGCGCCGGCCACTCCGTGGCCGTCCTCGACGCCGCGTTCGCCACCCAGGGCCTGGCCACCCACGTCGAGGGGCGCATCGACCCGGACCTGACCCGCGTCCTCACCGACGAGGCCGCCTTCGGCGACGCTCTCGTGGACGTCTGGCCGGACCTGGAGGGTCGCGCCGCGATCGCGCCGGTTCACGCGCCCTTCGAGCGCGTCGCCCGCGCGAAAGCGCCCGACGCCGCCCGGCAGTTCGAGACCTGCGTCGACCACGCGGCCCGCCAGTTCGACCACGTCGTCGTCGACGTCCCGCCGGTGGCCGACAACCAGTCGGTCGCCGCCGTCACGGGCGTGGACCGGCGCGTCCTCGTCGCGCCCGACGCCCGCCGCGGCGCGGACCTGCTCCCCCGGATGCGGGGCCGACTCGTCGACCTCGGTTCCGAGTCCGACGCGCTGGTCGCCAACCGCGCCGGAGGCGGGGAACCGACCCACCTCCCCGAGGCCGACCACGTCGTCCCGACGGGGGAGGACGGCGTCGTGACGCCGACCTGTGCCACCGCGAACACGGCGTTCGCCGTCGCCGTCGCCGACCTCTCCTCGTCGCTGTTCGACCGCGACATCGAGGTCGACGTCGAATCCGGCGGCCTCCTCGGGTGA